From a single Fimbriimonadaceae bacterium genomic region:
- a CDS encoding DEAD/DEAH box helicase family protein, whose amino-acid sequence MSLHPDFPFSPYEPLLPHQRWFPADEALRSTAYEKLLPPLVAKVREEVHAWRTAHYPGASTTSAALLRHWFETKHLIENADGSLSPFRYYFAQREAVETVIWLFEVRRARDKYDLLRFDASGAVSSGMFDEDWPRYVLKMATGAGKTKVLSLLIAWSFFHKLYETDSDLSRNFLVIAPNIIVLDRLRADFDGLRIFFNDPILPGNGYESRNWRDDFQLTLHIQDDVRVVREIGNLFLTNIHRVFLGEVADPSLEDDDLRDYFLAPFGPKPVGKTTDSQTDLGELVREIEELAVFNDEAHHIHDPKMAWFKSIQDIHHRMLQKDRRLALQVDVTATPRHNNGAIFVHTVSDYPLVEAIHQNVVKHPILPDATSRARLTERTSALFTEKYDDYLKLGIEEWRKSFAEHQALGKKAVLFVMVDDTRNCDDVGAYLEKICPELQGAVLVIHTKNNGEISEAASGKKEEELKKLRKESNEIDTWRSPYKAIVSVLMLKEGWDVRNVTVICGLRAYAAQSNILPEQTLGRGLRRMYFGSDTKETVSVMGTPAFMEFVESIQTEGVSFEHVPMGGGATRQDSLIVEVDKENPAKNLDELDIPLPKLSRRFQRDYKDLDAIDPAALRNVRIPLKAFTLEQTREIVFKTMLDAEVHHTIHLDGSGPADYRSVVSFFARQIMKDLRLVGGYDVLYGKMKTFMREHLFAESPVHLEDPVVLRNLSEPEVAKTLYDTFKTAINALTIQDAGTTRIEARIRLRETRPFRTEHRPFLTARKSIFTKTVGEPHSGGFELSFAAFLESAKDVAAFAKNYLAVGFKLDYVKADGDLSTYTPDFLVRTTDGVVWIVETKGRAELDLPQKMARLKQWCADATAAEENGQRYQYVFVDQAGFEKHSPTTFAALTTSFTDYKS is encoded by the coding sequence ATGTCGCTACACCCTGATTTTCCTTTTTCTCCTTACGAACCTCTCCTCCCGCACCAGCGCTGGTTTCCGGCTGATGAAGCGCTTCGCAGCACGGCTTATGAGAAGCTGCTACCGCCGCTTGTGGCAAAAGTGCGTGAGGAAGTCCACGCTTGGCGAACAGCCCATTACCCCGGTGCATCTACCACCTCAGCGGCACTGCTTCGCCATTGGTTCGAAACGAAGCATCTTATCGAGAATGCAGACGGATCACTCTCCCCATTCCGCTACTATTTTGCCCAACGCGAAGCGGTCGAGACGGTCATCTGGCTCTTTGAAGTCCGCCGGGCTCGCGACAAATACGATTTGCTCCGGTTCGATGCATCGGGCGCAGTATCCTCCGGCATGTTCGATGAAGATTGGCCCCGATACGTGTTGAAAATGGCGACCGGAGCCGGAAAAACCAAAGTGCTCTCCCTCCTCATCGCCTGGAGCTTCTTTCATAAGCTGTATGAAACCGATTCCGACCTCTCGCGTAACTTCCTTGTCATTGCACCAAATATTATTGTGCTCGACCGATTGCGTGCCGATTTCGATGGGCTCAGGATCTTTTTCAATGACCCCATCCTGCCCGGCAATGGATACGAAAGCCGCAACTGGCGGGATGACTTTCAACTGACCTTGCACATCCAAGACGACGTGCGGGTCGTCCGCGAGATCGGCAATCTATTTTTAACGAACATCCATCGCGTCTTTCTCGGCGAAGTCGCCGACCCGTCATTGGAAGATGATGACCTGCGCGATTATTTCCTTGCACCGTTCGGCCCCAAACCAGTCGGCAAAACCACCGACAGCCAAACTGATCTCGGCGAACTCGTGCGAGAGATTGAAGAATTGGCCGTCTTTAACGATGAAGCGCACCATATTCACGACCCAAAGATGGCCTGGTTCAAATCCATTCAGGACATTCACCACAGGATGCTTCAGAAAGACCGGCGCCTGGCACTGCAAGTCGATGTGACCGCCACGCCACGTCACAATAATGGGGCAATCTTCGTGCATACCGTCTCCGACTACCCCCTGGTCGAGGCGATTCATCAAAATGTGGTGAAGCATCCCATTCTGCCAGACGCCACCAGCCGCGCCAGGCTAACGGAGCGAACAAGCGCCCTGTTCACCGAGAAATACGATGACTATCTGAAGCTGGGCATCGAGGAGTGGCGAAAGAGCTTTGCCGAACACCAAGCGCTCGGCAAGAAAGCCGTGCTCTTCGTTATGGTAGATGACACCCGCAATTGCGACGATGTGGGCGCCTACCTCGAAAAGATCTGCCCAGAGTTGCAAGGTGCAGTCCTGGTCATTCACACCAAGAATAATGGAGAAATCTCAGAGGCTGCCTCTGGCAAGAAAGAGGAAGAACTCAAGAAGCTCCGCAAGGAATCCAACGAGATCGACACGTGGCGAAGTCCCTACAAAGCCATCGTCTCCGTGCTCATGCTGAAGGAAGGCTGGGATGTGCGCAACGTGACTGTTATCTGCGGCCTCCGCGCCTACGCCGCGCAGAGCAATATCTTGCCGGAACAAACGCTAGGGCGAGGTCTTCGACGAATGTATTTCGGCTCCGACACAAAAGAAACCGTCTCTGTCATGGGCACGCCCGCTTTCATGGAGTTCGTCGAGTCCATCCAGACCGAGGGAGTCAGCTTCGAACACGTACCGATGGGTGGAGGCGCTACACGTCAGGACTCATTGATCGTCGAGGTGGACAAGGAAAATCCTGCCAAAAATCTAGACGAATTGGACATTCCCCTCCCCAAACTCAGCCGCCGTTTCCAGCGAGACTATAAGGATCTGGACGCCATCGATCCGGCGGCCTTGCGTAACGTCCGGATTCCGCTTAAGGCATTTACTCTGGAACAAACACGGGAAATTGTGTTCAAGACAATGCTCGATGCCGAAGTACACCATACCATCCACCTCGATGGCTCTGGTCCCGCCGACTACCGTTCTGTCGTCTCCTTCTTCGCCCGCCAAATCATGAAAGACCTTCGCCTTGTCGGAGGCTACGACGTGCTCTACGGCAAGATGAAAACTTTCATGCGGGAGCACTTGTTTGCCGAATCCCCGGTGCATCTGGAAGATCCGGTGGTGCTGCGGAACCTGTCAGAGCCTGAGGTCGCAAAGACGCTCTACGATACCTTCAAAACCGCCATCAACGCGCTCACCATTCAAGACGCCGGTACCACGCGCATTGAAGCTCGGATTCGTCTGCGTGAGACGCGGCCCTTTCGCACCGAACATCGTCCGTTTCTCACCGCCAGGAAGTCGATCTTCACCAAAACGGTAGGTGAACCGCACTCCGGTGGGTTCGAGCTCTCGTTCGCGGCCTTTCTGGAGTCCGCCAAAGATGTCGCAGCGTTCGCCAAAAACTATCTCGCGGTCGGCTTCAAGCTCGACTACGTGAAGGCCGACGGCGACCTATCCACCTATACCCCGGATTTTCTCGTACGCACCACCGACGGCGTGGTCTGGATTGTGGAGACCAAGGGGCGGGCTGAATTGGATCTGCCGCAGAAGATGGCCCGGCTCAAGCAGTGGTGCGCCGATGCGACCGCCGCAGAAGAAAACGGGCAACGGTACCAGTACGTCTTTGTCGATCAAGCCGGGTTTGAAAAACATTCACCGACCACCTTCGCCGCACTCACGACCAGTTTCACCGACTACAAGTCATGA